ctgagccatgggattacaggtatatgtgcCACAGCACCTAGCTTGTTTTATCCTTTGCCTCAACTCTTGTTGGGGTCATGTAGAAACATGTCTCCACATGAGACCATCTGCTCAAAATCAAGAATCTTTGCTGTTTACCTCTGTCCCCCACAACAGTTGACATAAGGATGCAGGGCTTCATGCACAAACTGACAAAGGCTTGATAATTTGGGGGTGAGGACAGGAAGAAGAGGAAAGGAGAACAGATGGTGAGTGGATTTATTGCAAGCTAACATCGATGCCACAAGaattaggggtgtagctcagtaactgagcatttgcttagcatggaGGAGGCTCTGGATTCCATCCCTGGGACCTGCTGCCAAATAATTAGGTATAAAGGGAGATTACCAACTGCTGACCATTGAATACTGTGAAAGTGGGAAAGCAGAGGATTGGGGCTGAACCATATCTTTTGTTCTATTTCCTCTCCAAAGATTCGACATCTGTTAGAGGCTGCAACTCCAGAGAGAGTTGGTGAGAAGACCCTTCCTGAAGTCTCTACAGAGCCCAGGAAGCCAGGTCAGCAGAGAATCTTCCTGGTGAGAGGCATCGGAAGGTCCAAGAGCTGAAGAAATAGCTATCTTTGAGCTTCTTTTAATAGACAGGCCCTGTGAGGAGCACTTTATGTGTGAAACTTATCACTGTCTCACAAGAGTCCTATGGGgctgggcatgcctgtaatcccagcagcttggaaggctggggcaggaaggtcgcaagttcaaagccagcctcagccaaagcaaggcattaagcaactcagtgagaccctgttctctaagtaaaatgcaaaatagggctcgggatgtggctcagggatcctcagccaaagcaaggcattaagcaactcagtgagaccctgtcactaagtaaaatgcaaaatagggctcgggatgtggaacagggatcctcagccaaagcaaggcattaagcaactcagtgagaccctgtctctaaataaaatacaaattagggctggagatgtggctcagggatcgagtgcccctgagttcaatccctggtaacaacaaaaaaagcaatGCAGACAGGGTCAGGCCAGTTGACTGACTGGACTGGTTCTGACTAGAATCTAACTTAACTCAGCTCTGTAGTCCATGCTTTTGATCACCACTGAACCGAGAAATAGTATGGGAACTTGAAAACAGGCAGAGGGGCTGGTGTGTGACTTCCCTCCCCCTCCAGACAGGATCTTGGTTACTGTGCTATCTCCTGAAGCCATCACCCTCCAGGAGGCAGAGCCCATACGTATGCTGCAGATCGAGGTGAGTAATCCCCTAGCACATGGGGCCTCAGCCCCGTGCATCTGTTTCTCTCTGCCTGGGCTTGTAGCATGCTTCTTAGATCCACTTGCCTTTTTTCAGAATTGGGACTGAGCCCCTTCCTAAGCTTTTCCTCTTTTGACAGGGTGAACAGGATCTTCCGGAGGTCAGCCGCCGAGACTTGGACCTGCTGATTGCAGAGGAGGATGAAGCTATCTTGTTAGATGCATCCCAGGAAGGCAGGCCTAGGAAGCGAAGGGCTCGTCTGGCTCTGGATGGTCAGAACCCTAGCACCAGCAGTCTGGGGCTTGGcagtgctcccatttctttcctgCCCTCTGAGCTCTGATCTCTCTGCAGAATCCAAGGAAGAACCCCGTGTCATGGAGGGTGATACTGTAGTTTCCGTGCTTTCGCCTCCAGCTCCTGCACAGTAAGGGCAGGAATCCCTGTACCAGGTAAGGGGTCAGTGCTAAGAAGGATGTCCTAAACCCACTTGCCTATTTCCCTTAAGGGTAGAAGGGATAGGAGAGCCACTTCCAGGCCAGGTCCCAGGACCTGAGGAACTTAAGCTGACAGCCTGGGAGCCTGGGCCCCTGATCACTGGTGAGTATCCACCATGCCCCTGGGCTTTTCTGGGAAGACCTCCATAGGTTGCAAATAAAGGTCCTGTATCCCAACCCACTGGAGGGTGGGGTGGGACGTAGCTTCTTGACCATGAGAGTGAAGGGGCTTGTGGGACAGAGCCAGGATCTCGGGTGTTGTTGCAGAGGTGACCCCTCCACAGGAGCTGCGCCTGCCGGCCCCACCCAGCCCAGAGGTGAGCAGTGTCCTTTATAAGCCACCTCCCTCTTTTTGTCCTGCACCATTGTTAGGTTACTTGGGACTTTTGTGATTAGTAAAAGATGACCCTTTCCATATCCCATGTGTGGCTTTACTTCCCAAATGGGTACCCTCATGTAAGATATGTGCTGCACAAGTGTACAGAAGCCTTGCCCAAGATCCTGCCCCAGGCAGAGTATGAAGCCATTAGCAGCCCATCAAGATGACAAGAAAAGGAGTGTTGTAGTGTTGTGTACCCATCTCCCCTTCCACTCAGCAGAGGAGGCCCCCACCTCCTGGGAGCCCACCTACTCGCCGACGCCGACGCCAGTTACTGTTCTGGGACAAGGAGACACAGATCTCACGGGAGAAATTCCAGGAACAGCTGCAAACCAGGGCCCACTGCTGGGAATGTGTGAGTGCAGCCCAGGGAAAAGAGGGACACAGGTCAGGCTGGGCCTTTTAAACTCATCAGGGGGAGCTCTGGGAATCCAAAGAAAACCCACTTGGTTTCTTAGAAAGTGCATGTGGATTTGCACATGCACCCAAGTCTCCATGCACTTCTGGTTAAAAAGTCCTTTTAGAAATGAGGAAAGTAGAGGGAAGTCAAGAGGCCGAGGCACAATATGTAGCAGAGGTGAAGTGGCACTGAAGCGGCACATAAGGGGCTTCTGGTCTTCCCCCACCATACAGCCAATGGTGCAACCTCCAGAGAGGACCATCGAAAGCCCAGCAGAACTGTTCCGAACTCCAACTCTCTGTAAGAATGGCAGCAGTTGGGCACATGGGATCTTTAGAAGCAATATTCCCCACTCTTAGTGTTTCTTATAACTCAAACCCAGTCCCCTTATCCTCAGCTGGCTGGCTACCCCCAGAACTACTAGCTTTCTGGACCCGCTGTGCCCAGGTACCCCCAAAAGTGCTCAGGCGAAGGCCAACCCTGGAAGCTGAAGAGGAGGCTGAAAGGgaggcagcagcagaggaggaaagaagaagGGCTGAAACACTGAGTGAGATCGAGGTAAGTGCACCCACACCACTTCCTTTAAAGTCCCAAAGCTCTGCTTTGCCTGAGCCCCTGCAGGCTGCCTTCTGCTGCAATCCAACAGTGCAGGTACACTGAACTAGTGCCTTCTATCAGAAGCCTGAATCCAGATGCTTGGGTCTCAGTTTTCATTCTTTCACCTTCAGGTCCTAAGGGAGGCCCAGGAGCCCAGTGGTCCCCTCATGCTATCTTCAGGTAAGCACCTGAAGAAGAGGAGCCAGCAGAGATCATACACTAACCAATGTTTTAAGAGACTAGTGCCCCAATTGCTGAAGTTGTTTCCATCAGGCAGAGagtgttacacaaggaaacagaccgATTCTCTTCAGTTCTCCTGCCTAGGTGCTTTTCACAAATCCATATGGCTCTGGTGTCTATTCATACaggatggacttttttttttttttggtggtgctgaggctcaaacccaacaCTCTTAGCACCTTTTCTCCCCACAATAGAACTCTCCCTAGAAGCAGCAGAAGAGGAAAAGTCCCGCATCAGCCTTGCCTTGCCAGAAGAACGGTGGTAAGCAACCAGGCTATGTGAGCCTGGGCCAGAGGGGGTCAGCTAGGATGGCTGTGCTGACACCACTGTCATGGCCACCACCTTCCCTGCTCTGACTCCCATATTCTCCTAGGGCCTGGACTGAGGCAGAGCAGCCAGAGCCCCCTGCATTGCCTGTGGTGCCCGAGCTCCCAGAAGTGCCCATGGAGATACCTTTGGAAATGCCCCCAGAGCCTGAGCTGCTCTCACTGGAGGCAGTGCACAGGTATACCAGGGATGGGGTACCTCAATGGGCTGGACATATAGGGTCTCAGCTAACAATTCTTGATTCTTACAGGGCAGTGGCATTGGAGCTACAGGCCAACAGGGAGCCAGACTTCAATAGCCTGGTGTCACCTCTCAGCCCCCGCCGGATAGCCGCCCGGGTCTTCTACCTACTCCTGGGTTAGTGCAAGTATAACAGACACACAGGCCAGCGGCCACTACAGATACTCTTTGTGACCTGCCATCATCTTCTCTTCTCTTGACCAGTGCTCTCAGCACAGCAGATCCTTCTTGTGGAACAAGAGAAGCCATACGGGCGCCTTCTGATTCATGCAGGACCCAGATTTCACTAAGGGTAGAGCCATTTATAAGCCTTCATTAAACAATGCCCTGCCTCACTGGGCCTTGGCTGCCTCGTTTCTGTATAAGTATCTCAAGCCTTCCAGCTCTCAGAGCTATTATCCAAGcagaaaacaaactgccttttttaTTGTATGATGTTATGACTCAACCTGTAACAGATGCAGTCCCACGGACACCCCTGTAAGGCAGCAAGCAGGGTTGACTCCAGTGGATGAGGCCCAAAATCTTTGGTAAGGCATGAGCAGGAACTGGGGTCAGAGGTGGTCTTAGGGCCTGGGCAGGCTCTGCTCTCTGGCCCAGCTGCGGCTTGCATTCTAGGTGAGGCCCAGCACGGCTTGGAGCTCCTGAGCCTTGTCAGCAGGCAGTGAGCCCAGTGCCGTGTGGAAACTGTCCGTATGTTGTTTGGCCAGGAATGTCAGGAGCAGCAGCAGTGCAGCCTTGGTGTCTGGGTGGAGTGCAGAGGGAGAGGACCTGATGGGGGACTGCACTCCTAAATATTTACTGCCCCACACCGGTTGAACCCTGCTACTCTGGTCTTCTCCTTCCCCATCCAAGACAGCCACCCTTACCTGGTGGTATCTTGTTGTCAGCCAGAATGAGGCTGCAGATGCGCAAGAGTTCAGGAGCCACATCTACAACCTGTGGAAAAAGAGTGGTTGACTCAGGGGCAGTAGCTCCTATGGGCCCTCAGGACTTAAGGAGGTAGGTGGTTGGGAAAGAGGCAGTCTCCTGTCATGGCTATTTGATTCACAGGCATCCAAAACAACTGTGAACAgagtaagaaaatgtggtaataacttttttttttggaagggatGGAGATGAATGACTAAAGTCATAGCCTCAAGTATAAAAGAAGCCAGGACACCCACAAGCTCTCCAACACAATAGATAGACTCTAAAAGTCTTTTAGACAAAGGTAACACAAGAACACTGGAACAGCTGGGGACAGggggtacacgcctgtaatcctagcagctcagaggctgaggcaggaggattgttcaaagccagcctcagaaattagcaaggccctgtctctaaattaaaaaaaaaaaaggctggggatatgattcagtggttaagtacctctggattcaattcttagtatcaaaaaaaaagcagggagggggtggtggtgctgacattgtggctcagtggtagagcacttgcctagcacgtgtgaggacctgagttcgatcctcaataccacctaaaaataaagatattgagtccaactaaaaaaaaaaaaaaaaactggaacacAAATCCACATAGC
This region of Callospermophilus lateralis isolate mCalLat2 chromosome 3, mCalLat2.hap1, whole genome shotgun sequence genomic DNA includes:
- the Rec8 gene encoding meiotic recombination protein REC8 homolog, whose protein sequence is MPGLPRPRFSLYLSAQLQIGVIRVYSQQCQYLIEDIQHILERLHRAQLQIRIDMVEADLPSLLLPNHLALMETLEDAPDPFFGMMSVDPRLPSPFDIPQIRHLLEAATPERVGEKTLPEVSTEPRKPDRILVTVLSPEAITLQEAEPIRMLQIEGEQDLPEVSRRDLDLLIAEEDEAILLDASQEGRPRKRRARLALDESKEEPRVMEGDTVVSVLSPPAPAQVEGIGEPLPGQVPGPEELKLTAWEPGPLITEVTPPQELRLPAPPSPERRPPPPGSPPTRRRRRQLLFWDKETQISREKFQEQLQTRAHCWECPMVQPPERTIESPAELFRTPTLSGWLPPELLAFWTRCAQVPPKVLRRRPTLEAEEEAEREAAAEEERRRAETLSEIEVLREAQEPSGPLMLSSELSLEAAEEEKSRISLALPEERWAWTEAEQPEPPALPVVPELPEVPMEIPLEMPPEPELLSLEAVHRAVALELQANREPDFNSLVSPLSPRRIAARVFYLLLVLSAQQILLVEQEKPYGRLLIHAGPRFH